From one Acetonema longum DSM 6540 genomic stretch:
- a CDS encoding response regulator, which yields MTPYNAYVLAVEDDRQIRNYIGYLLDTEGFRHIAATTGESALSLLASEPIDLMLLDLGLPDIDGMEIIRKVREWSEMPIIVISARDQDKEKAAALDLGADDYLTKPFSATELFARIRVVLRYLYRQRSGGKVQSVLQAGGLKIDFDKRLVYLDGNETHVTPLEYNLLALFFRNIGKVLTTKQILKEIWGVSYGNDTQALRALMAGLRRKIEKNPAKPRYIVTEIGVGYRLVDE from the coding sequence ATGACACCATATAACGCATATGTCCTTGCGGTTGAAGACGACAGGCAGATCCGAAATTATATCGGCTATTTGCTGGATACAGAGGGGTTCAGGCACATCGCCGCTACTACCGGTGAGAGTGCATTAAGCCTCCTGGCCTCCGAACCTATCGACCTAATGCTGTTGGACCTGGGATTGCCGGACATTGACGGCATGGAGATTATCAGGAAAGTCCGCGAGTGGTCGGAAATGCCGATTATCGTTATTTCCGCCCGGGATCAGGACAAAGAAAAAGCGGCTGCCCTGGATCTGGGAGCCGACGATTATTTGACAAAGCCCTTCTCCGCAACGGAGCTTTTTGCCCGTATCCGTGTCGTGCTGCGATATTTATACAGGCAGCGCAGCGGCGGAAAAGTGCAAAGCGTCCTCCAGGCAGGAGGGTTAAAAATTGATTTTGACAAGCGGTTGGTTTATCTGGATGGGAACGAAACCCATGTTACTCCCCTGGAATATAATTTATTGGCGCTTTTTTTCAGGAATATTGGAAAAGTGCTTACGACGAAGCAGATTTTAAAAGAGATTTGGGGCGTAAGCTACGGAAATGATACACAGGCCCTGCGAGCGCTCATGGCAGGGCTTAGGCGAAAAATCGAGAAGAACCCGGCAAAACCGCGGTATATCGTGACGGAGATAGGGGTGGGTTACCGGCTAGTGGACGAATAA
- a CDS encoding sensor histidine kinase, translated as MGLPEAHIVIVCLLAFLCIALAANHFRTVRQRTRVTEEILRERFRGNLLRSISHDLRTPLAGIIGTSEMLMNMTAQNDRRYPLIAGIHKDADWLHSLVENILSLTRLQDGKPVLNKQKEAAEEVVGAAIHHISRYYPEYEITVQVPDELLLIPMDARLIRQVLINLLDNAVKHTALQDEISVSVTTDQEDLQNNMYAVFAVRDRGNGIADSELPHIFQMFYTSRVKPDDAQPGIGLGLPICDAVVKAHGGSIMARNRTDGPGAEFIFKLPLEN; from the coding sequence ATGGGACTGCCGGAGGCTCATATCGTCATTGTCTGCCTTTTAGCCTTTTTATGCATTGCCCTGGCGGCGAACCACTTTCGCACCGTCCGTCAGCGGACAAGAGTCACCGAGGAAATCCTGAGGGAGCGCTTTCGGGGAAATTTGCTGCGGTCCATTTCCCATGACTTACGCACCCCTCTTGCCGGTATCATCGGAACGTCTGAGATGCTGATGAATATGACGGCCCAAAATGACCGGAGGTACCCTCTTATAGCCGGAATTCATAAAGATGCCGACTGGCTGCATTCTCTCGTTGAGAACATTTTGAGCCTGACCCGTCTGCAGGATGGCAAGCCGGTGCTCAACAAACAGAAGGAAGCTGCCGAAGAGGTGGTAGGGGCTGCGATCCACCATATTTCGCGATACTATCCGGAGTATGAAATAACGGTTCAGGTACCGGATGAATTATTGCTTATCCCGATGGATGCCAGGCTGATCAGGCAGGTGCTGATCAATCTTTTGGACAATGCCGTCAAGCATACAGCTCTCCAAGATGAAATCAGCGTTTCGGTGACAACGGATCAAGAAGATCTTCAGAACAACATGTATGCTGTGTTTGCTGTCCGTGACAGAGGCAATGGCATCGCGGACTCTGAATTGCCGCATATTTTTCAGATGTTTTATACGTCGCGGGTTAAGCCTGACGATGCCCAGCCAGGCATAGGGCTGGGGCTGCCCATATGCGACGCGGTGGTAAAAGCTCATGGTGGAAGCATAATGGCCCGTAATCGCACCGACGGACCAGGAGCGGAGTTTATTTTTAAGCTTCCGCTAGAGAACTAG